A DNA window from Drosophila pseudoobscura strain MV-25-SWS-2005 chromosome 2, UCI_Dpse_MV25, whole genome shotgun sequence contains the following coding sequences:
- the side-IV gene encoding protein turtle homolog A isoform X1: MHPEATIDIMCQQPKEPRPHPHPSRWRRLKLHYSLPWSLGIGTGMGPLLLMLLILLLVTLETCQVRASYLEPDELIQELDRPVPLTSVQGVLGRQAMLPCDISPLERDDAVYMVLWFREGDGEPIYNFDVRGRQFGQARLWSSPLAFGTRAHFSSTTHPAQLKIDNIRIEDEGVYRCRVDFRNSPTRNLKINLTVIVPPDRPIIYGQNRHEKASNVESFNEGNDIVLSCEVSGGRPRPNVTWYLDNTAIDESFEQRPDGKTINHLSYPNVGRQHLNSRLVCVASNTNLTPPNNKVVILDVNLKPMAVHILTKDRFVSADRTYDIECKSSGSKPPALITWWKGSKQLKKLTKNFNEPDNQSLSILTFTPGREDDGKYLTCRAENQFIDGSAIEDKWRLIVHFQPTTTLKIGSSLNPDDIKEGDDAYFECVVQSNPKPYKMSWFHNGKELQHNISAGVILSDQSLVLQSVSRASAGDYTCLAVNSEGKGPSNPVTLRIRYAPICATDHEELLGALKHETLPLKCEVDASPPADSFHWTFNSSGEQTELPARLHSTETGMSRLNYTPSTDLDYGTISCWGKNSIGMQKSPCVFQIVAAGRPFPLQNCSVTNQSVDSLQVDCIEGFDGGLPQGFMLELVELNTLRLARNITVSHTPVTFIIDNLDQAATYRMVIFAVNAKGRSEPTIIDDINFKGVAKFTGASTGLSMPLSPFLAGLTLFCGLLFAIFCIMLAAIYRRFSNRRTDNNLKVAKHTQLSIPADCQLDPLHPGGHGGQPEQGNHQPHHSLLPLNCDNRNAVDCANLGEVSVGVGMDGVKGSSPIGLVALGSETLRSTARTRHSPLADQVDIDDTDPDVIPNQYEKRPLKSLVSPPGFASPSTRLMQRDYVRETELVKGSCEAVGAPEGLSSIGLMSSSGNEVLHYTFRPSKQISYATLNRKGITTCSPPLGTQNYSVSTSTPSSSYHLTPQPMEVSLLSPNHPSVTSSLSEYRFRTGPEIVTTSNRIQESCI, from the exons ATGCATCCCGAGGCAACGATCGATATAATGTGCCAGCAGCCCAAGGAGCCACGtccccatccacatcccagCCGATGGCGGCGACTGAAGCTGCATTATTCGCTCCCCTGGAGCCTTGGCATTGGCACGGGCATGGGTCCGTTGCTCCTGATGCTCCTGATTCTCCTGCTGGTTACGCTGGAGACCTGCCAAGTGCGGGCCTCCTACCTAGAGCCCGATGAACTCATCCAGGAGCTGGACCGACCGGTGCCGCTGACATCGGTGCAGGGTGTGCTGGGCCGGCAGGCCATGCTTCCCTGCGACATCTCGCCGCTGGAACGCGATGACGCCGTGTACATGGTGCTTTGGTTCCGCGAGGGCGATGGCGAGCCCATCTACAA CTTCGATGTGAGGGGGCGGCAGTTCGGCCAGGCGCGCCTCTGGTCCTCGCCGCTGGCCTTCGGGACACGCGCTCACTTCAGCAGCACCACCCACCCCGCCCAGCTGAAAATAGACAACATACGCATCGAGGACGAGGGCGTCTACCGCTGCCGAGTCGATTTTCGCAATTCGCCCACGAGGAATCTGAAGATAAATCTAACTGTCATCGTGCCCCCAGACAGACCCATCATCTATGGCCAGAACAGGCATGAAAAGGCCAGCAATGTCGAGTCCTTCAATGAGGGCAACGATATTGTCCTGTCCTGCGAGGTCTCAGGCG GTCGACCGCGTCCCAATGTCACATGGTACTTGGACAACACGGCCATCGACGAATCCTTCGAACAGCGCCCCGACGGCAAGACCATCAACCACCTGTCCTACCCCAACGTGGGCCGCCAGCATCTCAACTCTCGGCTCGTGTGCGTGGCCAGCAACACGAACCTGACGCCACCCAATAACAAGGTCGTCATACTGGATGTGAATC TGAAACCCATGGCGGTCCACATACTCACCAAGGATCGCTTCGTCTCCGCCGATCGTACCTACGACATTGAGTGCAAGAGCTCCGGCTCTAAGCCGCCCGCTCTCATCACCTGGTGGAAGGGCAGTAAACAGCTCAAAAAGCTCACCAAGAAC tttaatgAACCCGATAATCAATCTCTAAGTATACTGACGTTTACGCCCGGACGCGAGGACgatggcaaatatttaacatGTCGGGCAGAAAATCAATTCATCGACGGCAGCGCCATCGAGGACAAATGGCGTCTCATTGTCCACT TCCAGCCCACGACAACGCTGAAGATTGGCTCATCCCTGAACCCGGACGACATCAAAGAGGGGGACGACGCGTACTTCGAGTGCGTCGTTCAATCGAATCCCAAACCATACAAGATGTCCTGGTTCCACAAC GGCAAGGAGCTGCAGCATAACATCTCCGCCGGCGTCATCCTCTCGGATCAGTCGCTGGTGCTGCAGAGCGTCTCACGTGCCTCGGCCGGTGACTACACTTGCCTCGCTGTCAACTCTGAGGGCAAAGGCCCAAGTAATCCGGtcacattgcgcatacgct ACGCCCCCATCTGTGCCACCGACCACGAGGAGCTGCTGGGCGCCTTAAAGCACGAGACGCTGCCACTGAAGTGCGAGGTGGACGCCTCGCCACCCGCCGACTCCTTTCACTGGACCTTCAACTCGTCGGGGGAGCAAACCGAGCTGCCCGCTCGCCTGCACTCCACTGAG ACTGGCATGTCGCGACTGAACTACACGCCCAGCACGGATCTGGACTATGGCACAATTTCCTGCTGGGGCAAGAACTCTATTGGCATGCAGAAGAGTCCTTGCGTCTTTCAAATTGTCGCAGCGG GTCGGCCCTTTCCCCTGCAAAACTGTTCGGTGACCAATCAATCGGTGGACTCCCTGCAAGTCGACTGCATCGAGGGATTTGATGGTGGCTTGCCTCAGGGTTTCATGCTGGAGCTGGTCGAGTTGAACACCTTGCGATTGGCCAGGAATATCACAGTTTCG CATACTCCGGTCACTTTTATTATTGACAATCTGGACCAGGCTGCCACGTACCGGATGGTAATATTCGCTGTCAATGCCAAGGGTCGCTCCGAGCCCACCATAATCGATGACATCAACTTCAAGGGGGTGGCCAAGTTCACGG GTGCCTCGACGGGTCTCTCCATGCCGCTGTCGCCGTTCCTGGCAGGTCTGACCCTTTTCTGTGGCCTCCTCTTTGCCATCTTTTGCATCATGCTCGCTGCCATCTACAGGAGGTTCTCTAATCG GCGCACCGACAACAACCTGAAGGTTGCGAAGCACACGCAGCTGAGCATTCCGGCGGACTGCCAGCTGGACCCACTGCATCCGGGTGGGCACGGCGGGCAGCCGGAGCAGGGGAACCACCAGCCGCATCACagcctgctgccccttaaTTGTGATAATCGCAACGCGGTCGACTGCGCCAACCTGGGGGAAGTAAGCGTTGGGGTCGGCATGGACGGGGTCAAAGGGAGCTCTCCCATCGGCCTGGTGGCCCTGGGCAGCGAAACGCTTCGCTCGACGGCGCGGACCCGGCACAGTCCGCTTGCCGATCAGGTCGATATAGACGACACAGATCCCGATGTTATACCAAATCAGTATG AAAAACGTCCACTGAAAAGTCTGGTGTCGCCACCGGGCTTTGCCAGCCCCTCGACTCGCCTAATGCAGCGCGACTACGTCCGGGAGACGGAGCTGGTGAAGGGCAGCTGCGAGGCAGTGGGCGCGCCGGAGGGACTGTCCAGTATAGGGCTGATGAGCAGTTCCGGCAACGAGGTGCTGCACTACACCTTTCGGCCCAGCAAGCAGATC AGCTATGCAACCCTCAATAGGAAGGGCATAACAACCTGTAGTCCACCGCTGGGCACGCAGAACTACAGTGTGAGCACATCGACGCCCTCATCCTCATATCATCTAACACCGCAGCCCATGGAGGTCAGCCTGCTCAGTCCGAACCATCCATCGGTGACGTCCTCGCTGAGCGAATACCGATTTCGAACCGGGCCCGAGATAGTCACCACTTCCAATCGCATACAGGAAAGTTGTATATAa
- the side-IV gene encoding hemicentin-1 isoform X2 — protein sequence MHPEATIDIMCQQPKEPRPHPHPSRWRRLKLHYSLPWSLGIGTGMGPLLLMLLILLLVTLETCQVRASYLEPDELIQELDRPVPLTSVQGVLGRQAMLPCDISPLERDDAVYMVLWFREGDGEPIYNFDVRGRQFGQARLWSSPLAFGTRAHFSSTTHPAQLKIDNIRIEDEGVYRCRVDFRNSPTRNLKINLTVIVPPDRPIIYGQNRHEKASNVESFNEGNDIVLSCEVSGGRPRPNVTWYLDNTAIDESFEQRPDGKTINHLSYPNVGRQHLNSRLVCVASNTNLTPPNNKVVILDVNLKPMAVHILTKDRFVSADRTYDIECKSSGSKPPALITWWKGSKQLKKLTKNFNEPDNQSLSILTFTPGREDDGKYLTCRAENQFIDGSAIEDKWRLIVHFQPTTTLKIGSSLNPDDIKEGDDAYFECVVQSNPKPYKMSWFHNGKELQHNISAGVILSDQSLVLQSVSRASAGDYTCLAVNSEGKGPSNPVTLRIRYAPICATDHEELLGALKHETLPLKCEVDASPPADSFHWTFNSSGEQTELPARLHSTETGMSRLNYTPSTDLDYGTISCWGKNSIGMQKSPCVFQIVAAGRPFPLQNCSVTNQSVDSLQVDCIEGFDGGLPQGFMLELVELNTLRLARNITVSHTPVTFIIDNLDQAATYRMVIFAVNAKGRSEPTIIDDINFKGVAKFTGASTGLSMPLSPFLAGLTLFCGLLFAIFCIMLAAIYRRFSNRRTDNNLKVAKHTQLSIPADCQLDPLHPGGHGGQPEQGNHQPHHSLLPLNCDNRNAVDCANLGEVSVGVGMDGVKGSSPIGLVALGSETLRSTARTRHSPLADQVDIDDTDPDVIPNQYEKRPLKSLVSPPGFASPSTRLMQRDYVRETELVKGSCEAVGAPEGLSSIGLMSSSGNEVLHYTFRPSKQIDLHSSRPGRVLRESHL from the exons ATGCATCCCGAGGCAACGATCGATATAATGTGCCAGCAGCCCAAGGAGCCACGtccccatccacatcccagCCGATGGCGGCGACTGAAGCTGCATTATTCGCTCCCCTGGAGCCTTGGCATTGGCACGGGCATGGGTCCGTTGCTCCTGATGCTCCTGATTCTCCTGCTGGTTACGCTGGAGACCTGCCAAGTGCGGGCCTCCTACCTAGAGCCCGATGAACTCATCCAGGAGCTGGACCGACCGGTGCCGCTGACATCGGTGCAGGGTGTGCTGGGCCGGCAGGCCATGCTTCCCTGCGACATCTCGCCGCTGGAACGCGATGACGCCGTGTACATGGTGCTTTGGTTCCGCGAGGGCGATGGCGAGCCCATCTACAA CTTCGATGTGAGGGGGCGGCAGTTCGGCCAGGCGCGCCTCTGGTCCTCGCCGCTGGCCTTCGGGACACGCGCTCACTTCAGCAGCACCACCCACCCCGCCCAGCTGAAAATAGACAACATACGCATCGAGGACGAGGGCGTCTACCGCTGCCGAGTCGATTTTCGCAATTCGCCCACGAGGAATCTGAAGATAAATCTAACTGTCATCGTGCCCCCAGACAGACCCATCATCTATGGCCAGAACAGGCATGAAAAGGCCAGCAATGTCGAGTCCTTCAATGAGGGCAACGATATTGTCCTGTCCTGCGAGGTCTCAGGCG GTCGACCGCGTCCCAATGTCACATGGTACTTGGACAACACGGCCATCGACGAATCCTTCGAACAGCGCCCCGACGGCAAGACCATCAACCACCTGTCCTACCCCAACGTGGGCCGCCAGCATCTCAACTCTCGGCTCGTGTGCGTGGCCAGCAACACGAACCTGACGCCACCCAATAACAAGGTCGTCATACTGGATGTGAATC TGAAACCCATGGCGGTCCACATACTCACCAAGGATCGCTTCGTCTCCGCCGATCGTACCTACGACATTGAGTGCAAGAGCTCCGGCTCTAAGCCGCCCGCTCTCATCACCTGGTGGAAGGGCAGTAAACAGCTCAAAAAGCTCACCAAGAAC tttaatgAACCCGATAATCAATCTCTAAGTATACTGACGTTTACGCCCGGACGCGAGGACgatggcaaatatttaacatGTCGGGCAGAAAATCAATTCATCGACGGCAGCGCCATCGAGGACAAATGGCGTCTCATTGTCCACT TCCAGCCCACGACAACGCTGAAGATTGGCTCATCCCTGAACCCGGACGACATCAAAGAGGGGGACGACGCGTACTTCGAGTGCGTCGTTCAATCGAATCCCAAACCATACAAGATGTCCTGGTTCCACAAC GGCAAGGAGCTGCAGCATAACATCTCCGCCGGCGTCATCCTCTCGGATCAGTCGCTGGTGCTGCAGAGCGTCTCACGTGCCTCGGCCGGTGACTACACTTGCCTCGCTGTCAACTCTGAGGGCAAAGGCCCAAGTAATCCGGtcacattgcgcatacgct ACGCCCCCATCTGTGCCACCGACCACGAGGAGCTGCTGGGCGCCTTAAAGCACGAGACGCTGCCACTGAAGTGCGAGGTGGACGCCTCGCCACCCGCCGACTCCTTTCACTGGACCTTCAACTCGTCGGGGGAGCAAACCGAGCTGCCCGCTCGCCTGCACTCCACTGAG ACTGGCATGTCGCGACTGAACTACACGCCCAGCACGGATCTGGACTATGGCACAATTTCCTGCTGGGGCAAGAACTCTATTGGCATGCAGAAGAGTCCTTGCGTCTTTCAAATTGTCGCAGCGG GTCGGCCCTTTCCCCTGCAAAACTGTTCGGTGACCAATCAATCGGTGGACTCCCTGCAAGTCGACTGCATCGAGGGATTTGATGGTGGCTTGCCTCAGGGTTTCATGCTGGAGCTGGTCGAGTTGAACACCTTGCGATTGGCCAGGAATATCACAGTTTCG CATACTCCGGTCACTTTTATTATTGACAATCTGGACCAGGCTGCCACGTACCGGATGGTAATATTCGCTGTCAATGCCAAGGGTCGCTCCGAGCCCACCATAATCGATGACATCAACTTCAAGGGGGTGGCCAAGTTCACGG GTGCCTCGACGGGTCTCTCCATGCCGCTGTCGCCGTTCCTGGCAGGTCTGACCCTTTTCTGTGGCCTCCTCTTTGCCATCTTTTGCATCATGCTCGCTGCCATCTACAGGAGGTTCTCTAATCG GCGCACCGACAACAACCTGAAGGTTGCGAAGCACACGCAGCTGAGCATTCCGGCGGACTGCCAGCTGGACCCACTGCATCCGGGTGGGCACGGCGGGCAGCCGGAGCAGGGGAACCACCAGCCGCATCACagcctgctgccccttaaTTGTGATAATCGCAACGCGGTCGACTGCGCCAACCTGGGGGAAGTAAGCGTTGGGGTCGGCATGGACGGGGTCAAAGGGAGCTCTCCCATCGGCCTGGTGGCCCTGGGCAGCGAAACGCTTCGCTCGACGGCGCGGACCCGGCACAGTCCGCTTGCCGATCAGGTCGATATAGACGACACAGATCCCGATGTTATACCAAATCAGTATG AAAAACGTCCACTGAAAAGTCTGGTGTCGCCACCGGGCTTTGCCAGCCCCTCGACTCGCCTAATGCAGCGCGACTACGTCCGGGAGACGGAGCTGGTGAAGGGCAGCTGCGAGGCAGTGGGCGCGCCGGAGGGACTGTCCAGTATAGGGCTGATGAGCAGTTCCGGCAACGAGGTGCTGCACTACACCTTTCGGCCCAGCAAGCAGATC GACCTGCACTCTTCCAGACCCGGCAGAGTTCTGCGGGAGTCGCATTTGTGA